The genomic DNA CTCAATCTTCATCACTTCTTCGATCTCTGTCTCTTTCATCTTCCTGATTTTCATCCCATCATCCCTTATTAATTTTTTAAAGTATTTTTATTTTAGCAATTTTTTGAAAAAAATCAAGGAAGATATTATTTTAAATCTTTTTTTCTAAATATTTTGGCCAAACAGCCGAAGCAAAATGAATTTTCGGAGAATAGTATTTTGTTTTAAGATTTAGTCTTTTGTATTTTTCTTTTATTTTTTTAAAACTGACCTTATCAAAATCAATTGTTTTTGAACCTAAAGAAAAGGTGTGTTCATCGAAAGGAAAACAACCAACAAAAGCTTTGTGAACCTTAAAGAAAGGAAAAACTTTTTTAAGTTTTTTTCTTGCCTTTTCAGCAAATTTTTCTTCTACATAGGCAGTCTGAAAAGCTGAAACTCCTTTCTTTTTTAAAGCCCGGGAGATATCTCTGTAAAATCCAATCTTCCAGAGATCAAGCGAGGGACCGGTTGGGTCTGTTAAATCATCAATTATTATGTCAAAGAAATTTTTATAGTTTTTAATAAATTTTAAAGCGTTTTCATTAAATATTTTCAGTCTCTTATCTTTGAAAGCTCCTGTCGATAGAGAAGGTAAATATTTTTTTGAAACCTCAATTACTTTTTTATCAAGATCTACTAAAAATATTTCTTTCACTGGATACTTAGCAACCTCACGTAGCACTCCTCCATCTCCTCCTCCAATTATTAAAACCCTCTTTGGATTCTGATGATAAAACATAGCCGGGTGAACCAGCATTTCGTGATAAACAAATTCGTCTTTTGTTGAAAGCTGAATTAATCCATCTAAGGCTAAAATTTTGCCAAATTCTTCTGTTTTAAAAATTTCAATTTTTTGATATTTACTTTTCCCTGAATAAATCTCTTTTTCAATAATTACCCCCCAGGTGGAGGTTTTAGGCTCTTCTACTATTTTAAAATCCTCAAAAAACCAATTTTTTCCAAAAAGAAATCTTTTCTTCATAAAAATTTCTCTAATCCAAAATCGCTAAAGCAATTTTGGATAATTCATTAATCCTCTTTTTATCTCTTGAATCTGAACTTTTTTTGGTTCAAATTTCTTTTCTAAATATTCGATGGCTCGATAAGGGAAGGCTTTCTCGCCACAGGTAAAAATATCAATTGCCAGATAATTTATTTCTGGCCAGGAATGTAAGGCAATGTGAGATTCAGCCAGCAAAACAACCCCAGTTATTCCCTGGGGCGAAAATTTATGGATTGCTACTTCCAAAGGAGTGTTTTTTGATTCTTTTACTACTCCAATTAAGATTCTTTCAATCTCGTTTTCAGATTCAATAATTTTTCCATTCCAAAATTCGGCAATCAAATGAATACCGGCATAATTTAAATTTTTCTTTTCATTGACCCATTTAATGGATCTCTTTGTTTTCTGAACCATAATTTTTAGTTAATCACTTACCCTGAAAAAGAATTATGAATTACTTTTCCAGAGCTGCCTGCCCACCAAATTTTTATAAATAAAACTTAGCGGACTAAAAACAAAGAGAGAAACAAAAAGTGATTAACGAATTAATACTCTATTTTTAATCTTTTTTGCTTTGAAAAATTTTTTTGTGAAATCGGTTACTTTTTTATCATCAAATAACTTACAAGAAAAAATATTAATGAAAGCCCTGTTCCAGAGTTCAGAAAAGTGACCGGAGATTAAACTTGATTCTATTAGTTGGACCAAGGAAAAACCTATAGCAGAATCTTTTCCAAATCCGAATCTTTCTATAATTGCTTTACCATATTTTTTAACTTTTATCAAGTTACAAAGTCGCTTTGAATATTCCAAAATCTTTTTCTTAGAACGAATAATCTTTGGGTCACAATCAAAAAGATCCAGAATCAATTCTTTCCCATAAATTTTTTTATTTTTGAACTTTGAGTTTTGCATTTTGAATTTTGTTTATATTCCTTCTTCTTTAACCCTCCCCTTTCGATAAAATCTTGCCGAGGGAGAAATCTTTAATTCTTTTTTTAAAACTCTTTGTTTTTTTTTGCTTTTAGAAATAATTTTTCCTTTGTATTGTTTAAGTTCTCTTTGCAATTCATCTTTGACCCTAGTAATTGCCATTTTTAAATTTTTTGCTCGAGCAGTTGACCTTAAACTCCTGTTAGGAAATCTCATTTGGCATTCTGCCCAAAAATAAGGTCCTTTTTGGTGGTGTAAAGTTTCTTTCCCAATTTCCACCCAAGCTTCAACTCTTGGTCTTCCTTTTCCAAAAAAATGATTGAAATATTCTTTTTTACTTTGAAAAATTTTAGCAAATTTTTCAAGTGAATTTAATTTCTCTTGGATATAATTTTTAAGAGCCCGGTTTAATTTTATATTTTTCGTTTTTATAATAATTTTCATTTCTAGTAATGAATGCTAACAAAATTCTCCAAAAAAAACAAGACCCCACTATTTTTTTTCTAAAATTATTTTGATTCAAACCCTAATACCCTATTCTAGGAATAGAGTTTTATATTTTAGATTAAAGATAGCGGGGTTAAAGAAGTCTTATCTCCTTCTCTTTCTCTTTGCTTTCTTTCTCTTCACTGGTTTTCTTTTCTTCTTTGCTTTCTTTTTCTTTGCTTTTCTTCTTTTAGGCATTTAAATTGGTGCTCAAATAACGAAATCTATTTTATCTGCAGCGTCTTCTCCTTTTTGCTTTTTTCTTTTTCGCCTTTTTCTTTGCCATATTCGGATGGTCTCCGGAAATTGTGGAACAATTTTGGAGTTTTATATATTTGAGCAAATTATTTTAAAAAATTTTGGGCAAATAGTCGACCTCTATTTGCTAAAATTCTTAAAAATCTTTTGATTACTTTATTTTTTCACTTCAAGAAAGTTTGTCAAGTGTGGAAAACTAAAAATTGTAAAATTTTTGATTTAAACTTTAAAATTTTTATATTTTAAGGGCCTAAATAACAAATTTCTTCTTCCAAATTTATTTTAAATTTATTTTTTACTTTCTTTTTTGCTAAATCTATCAATTTTTTTATTTCTTTTGCCTTTGCTTTGCCCAAATTTAAAATAAAATTGGCATGTTTTTTTGAAATTTTAGCATTTCCAATCTTTTTTCCCTTCAAACCACATTTCTCAATTAATTCTCCAGCCGGAATTCTTTTTGCCCGCCCGCCGGACCCTTGGCGAAAACGGGGATTTTTAAAAATAGACCCGGCTGAAGGTAAATCCAAGGGTTGAGTTCTTTTTCTATAATCTAAATATTCTTTTATTTTCTTTTTGATTTCTTTTTTGATTCTTGTTCTTAATTTGAATTCTGCAGAGAGTATTATTAAATTCTTATTTCTTTTAAAAGTACTATCACGATAATTAAATTGACAATCTTTATTTTTAAGAATTTTTATTTTTCCTTTTTCCAAATCAAAAACCTCAACTTCTTTAACAATATCTGAAATTGATTTTCCAAAAGCACCTGAGTTACCACAAATTGTTCCCCCCACTGTTCCCGGAATTCCTGCTGCCCACTCGAAGCCGCTTAAACTATTTTCCAAAGCCACTTTTATAAGCTTGCTTAATGGTACTCCTGCTTCAGCAAAAATAGTATTTTTTTTGAATTTTAAATTTTGATTTTTGATTTTTATTATCAAGCCTCTGTATCCTTTATCTGCCACTAAAACATTACTTCCCCCTCCCAAAATAAAAAACGGCAAATTATTTTCCTTTACCGTTGAAACTGCTTGGATTATCTCTTTTCTATTTTTTGCTACAAAAAAATATTTAGCCTTACCACCAATCTTAAAAGTGGTATAGTTTTTTAATAAAACGCTTTTTTTAACCCTAGGTAATAATTTCTTTAATTCCATTATTTTATTTTAGCAAAAACTATGCTAAAATGTAATCGGGTCGGGAGGATAGCACTCACTAAAGACTTAGAATAGGAGTTAACTCTCCCGGCCCTTTTTTTATTCCTAAAGCAACAACCCTCGCTCGAGGGAGGGTTGCTGTCGACTTAGCGGAGTCTCCTTTTGGAAACACTCACTATTTAATATTAGCAAAATCAGGGTCCCTTGTCAAGACTTATTATCTTCCTAAAATCTCGTTAATCTTAGCTCTGGTTGTTCTTCCAACAAAACCTGTTCCTTCAGTCAATTCCCAGGGAGCTAAAATATCTTTAGCATATTTTTCCTGGAATCTAATAGCAGCAGTTTTGGTTAAAGAAAGAAAATTACCAGTTACCAAACCCTCTGGATAAATTTCAGATCCTTGGGATTTCAAAAATTCTTGAAGACAACGAACTTCTTGGTTATTCATTAATCCGTAATATAAATTGTTTTCAAGTTTTTGACAGAAAGGTTTCTCTCCTTGAGTGGCTAAAATAGCATTTATTTCGGCCAGAACTTTATTAATTTCTCTTTTTAATTCTTCAATTTGAGCTAGAAGTTTTTTTATTAACTCTGCCTCTTCTTGGGTCTTAACAATGGAAGCTGACCAGGAAAATTGATAAGAAGGTTCAAAACCATCAAAGCCTGTAACTTCGTTTTGGATAGAAGGGATAATTACTAAAGAAACATTTTGAGTACCAAAATCTGAAATAAAAATTTCCCCTTTTTGATTTTTATCAACTAAAAGAAATTCAATAGTTGAATCACCGAAAGAATCTCTTATAACATAAGGAATTTTAAATTCAACTGAAGGATTTCCTTCAAATTCAAATTTTAAATCTCCTTTTCCGCCAACAAATTTATACCAATTTCCAGACCAATTTTTAGTAGTATCGATAAGAGTTAAAGCACTTTCTCCAGTGAGGGGCAAAAAATTAATTAAAGGAACAATATGTAAATCCTTTAAATTTTGATTTAAATAACAATACTTTTCCCCGAGAGTACAGTCATTTACTAAAACAGCGATTGTCCAATCAGTGAAAATCTGAGAAAACTCAATATCTGAACCATTTTTACTTAAGGCTTCATTTAAAG from Patescibacteria group bacterium includes the following:
- the speE gene encoding polyamine aminopropyltransferase, with protein sequence MKKRFLFGKNWFFEDFKIVEEPKTSTWGVIIEKEIYSGKSKYQKIEIFKTEEFGKILALDGLIQLSTKDEFVYHEMLVHPAMFYHQNPKRVLIIGGGDGGVLREVAKYPVKEIFLVDLDKKVIEVSKKYLPSLSTGAFKDKRLKIFNENALKFIKNYKNFFDIIIDDLTDPTGPSLDLWKIGFYRDISRALKKKGVSAFQTAYVEEKFAEKARKKLKKVFPFFKVHKAFVGCFPFDEHTFSLGSKTIDFDKVSFKKIKEKYKRLNLKTKYYSPKIHFASAVWPKYLEKKI
- a CDS encoding HPF/RaiA family ribosome-associated protein gives rise to the protein MKIIIKTKNIKLNRALKNYIQEKLNSLEKFAKIFQSKKEYFNHFFGKGRPRVEAWVEIGKETLHHQKGPYFWAECQMRFPNRSLRSTARAKNLKMAITRVKDELQRELKQYKGKIISKSKKKQRVLKKELKISPSARFYRKGRVKEEGI
- a CDS encoding S-adenosylmethionine decarboxylase, producing MQNSKFKNKKIYGKELILDLFDCDPKIIRSKKKILEYSKRLCNLIKVKKYGKAIIERFGFGKDSAIGFSLVQLIESSLISGHFSELWNRAFINIFSCKLFDDKKVTDFTKKFFKAKKIKNRVLIR
- the speD gene encoding adenosylmethionine decarboxylase produces the protein MVQKTKRSIKWVNEKKNLNYAGIHLIAEFWNGKIIESENEIERILIGVVKESKNTPLEVAIHKFSPQGITGVVLLAESHIALHSWPEINYLAIDIFTCGEKAFPYRAIEYLEKKFEPKKVQIQEIKRGLMNYPKLL
- the murB gene encoding UDP-N-acetylmuramate dehydrogenase, with the translated sequence MELKKLLPRVKKSVLLKNYTTFKIGGKAKYFFVAKNRKEIIQAVSTVKENNLPFFILGGGSNVLVADKGYRGLIIKIKNQNLKFKKNTIFAEAGVPLSKLIKVALENSLSGFEWAAGIPGTVGGTICGNSGAFGKSISDIVKEVEVFDLEKGKIKILKNKDCQFNYRDSTFKRNKNLIILSAEFKLRTRIKKEIKKKIKEYLDYRKRTQPLDLPSAGSIFKNPRFRQGSGGRAKRIPAGELIEKCGLKGKKIGNAKISKKHANFILNLGKAKAKEIKKLIDLAKKKVKNKFKINLEEEICYLGP